The following proteins come from a genomic window of Zonotrichia albicollis isolate bZonAlb1 chromosome 12, bZonAlb1.hap1, whole genome shotgun sequence:
- the TSEN2 gene encoding tRNA-splicing endonuclease subunit Sen2 isoform X3 gives MPIITAQKYRRRVQWARSVLQEQGLDSCSISSILESYTQPLGLPFCTGDGDGQAGHSCTTGSTGNAELGRKCDREGTQSPESHNQHSQEGGDPGRASRAQEHPREMAEGSCHRDPAEGKQSPEQRAWQGMDSRECAPEYVLVQEEEEGSSCPEDDSTHAPENLVKKEVLVCRKNPFRIFEYLQLSLEEAFFLVYALGCLSIYYGEEPLSIVKLWEVFSEVKPDFKTTYMAYHYFRGKGWVPKVGLKYGTDLLLYRKGPPFYHASYSVIAELVDDHFEGSLRRPLSWMSLSGLNRTNANASKELMLCYLIRPSDMTAEEMASPECMKRIKVQGLLQELIVSRWVSSRERSEHDEF, from the exons ATGCCCATTATTACAGCTCAAAA GTACCGGCGGCGCGTGCAGTGGGCTCGGagtgtgctgcaggagcagggcctggACAGCTGCTCCATCAGCAGCATCCTGGAGAGCTacacccagcccctggggctgcccttctgcacaggggatggggatggacaggctgggcacagctgcaccACAGGGAGCACAGGAAATGCAGAACTGGGCAGGAAATGTGACAGGGAGGGAACCCAAAGCCCTGAGAGTCACAACCAGCACTCCCAGGAGGGAGGAGATCCTGGGAGAGCCTCCAGGGCCCAGGagcaccccagggaaatggctgagggctcctgccacagggaccctgctgaggggaagcagagccctgagcagagggCTTGGCAGGGGATGGACTCAAGGGAATGTGCTCCAGAATATGTGCTGGtgcaagaggaggaagaaggcagCTCCTGTCCTGAAGATGACTCCACTCATGCACCAGAGAAT CTTGTCAAGAAGGAAGTATTAGTATGCAGAAAAAACCCATTTAGGATTTTTGAGTACTTACAACTCAGCTTGGAAGAG gcttttttctTGGTGTATGCTCTGGGATGTTTAAGTATTTATTATGGGGAG GAGCCCCTGAGCATCGTGAAGCTGTGGGAAGTGTTCAGTGAGGTGAAGCCTGATTTCAAAACCACCTACATGGCCTACCACTACTTCAGGGGCAAGGGCTGGGTGCCCAAGGTGGGGCTGAAGTATGGCACGGACCTGT TGCTGTATCGGAAAGGGCCCCCGTTCTACCACGCCAG TTACTCTGTCATTGCTGAGTTGGTGGATGATCATTTTGAAGGTTCCCTTCGCAGACCCCTCAGCTGGATGTCGCTGTCTGGGCTGAACAGAACAAATGCCAATGCTTCCAAG GAGCTCATGCTGTGCTACTTGATCAGACCTTCTGACATGACAGCAGAGGAGATGGCAAGCCCAGAGTGCATGAAGAGAATCAAGGTTCAG GGTTTATTGCAGGAGCTGATCGTGTCCCGCTGGGTCTCCTCCCGTGAGCGCAGCGAGCACGATGAATTTTAA
- the LOC113460494 gene encoding MKRN2 opposite strand protein, translating into MAVLRVRHCRALLYCRRAPLRCPACGGDLRGAGLASAPVRLDSPFRHGHGQPRAFLIRPTRGTFLDGYDGHSDLHVGISSSQGVVYSYDQEGVHRDARGWEQCISIPLLQPDAGQLLQLWDSLLQEFSLEEAWLPHRYEEQQHNCFTFALAFINRVRQARGGAALSRAEFTERFVLPRSREAARYLRLQQLLRHSDIHIVPLAEQQQHSLPGNHGPPEE; encoded by the exons ATGGCGGTGCTGCGCGTGCGCCACTGCCGCGCGCTCCTGTACTGCCGGCGCGCGCCGCTGCGCTGCCCCGCGTGCGGAGGGGACCTGCGCGGAGCCGGGCTGGCCTCGGCGCCTGTGCGCCTGGACAGCCCCTTCCGGCACGGCCACGGGCAGCCCCGCGCCTTCCTCATCAGGCCCACCCGCGGCACCTTCCTGGA CGGCTACGACGGGCACAGCGACCTGCACGTGGGCATCAGCAGCTCGCAGG gtgTGGTGTACAGCTACGACCAGGAGGGCGTGCACAGGgatgccaggggctgggagcagtgcaTCAGCATCCCCCTGCTGCAGCCGGACgcggggcagctgctgcagctctgggacagcCTCCTGCAGGAGTTCTCCCTGGAAGAGGCCTGGCTCCCCCACAG GTacgaggagcagcagcacaactGTTTCACCTTCGCCCTGGCGTTCATCAACCGCGTGCGGCAggcccggggcggggccgcgctgAGCAGGGCGGAGTTCACGGAGCGCTTCGTGCTGCCCCGCTCCAGGGAGGCCGCGCGCTACCTgcgcctgcagcagctgctgcggCACAGCGACATCCACATCGTGCccctggctgagcagcagcagcacagcctgcctgGGAACCACGGCCCGCCGGAGGAGTGA